A region of Asterias amurensis chromosome 22, ASM3211899v1 DNA encodes the following proteins:
- the LOC139953498 gene encoding palmitoyltransferase ZDHHC17-like, with the protein MEDFKPYPTQAKADDLLPAQLMVSDHSTDSPTQQQVRSKPDQSTFDVIKAVQYGALDRVKELVENGLDVQEPDKENVTLLHWASINNRLDIAKYLINQGAIIDQLGGDLNSTPLHWGARQGHLPMVVLLMQYGADPSLRDGEGVSAIHLACQYGHTAIVAYLIAKGQDPNMLDGNGMSPLMWACYRTFSVDPTRLLLTLGASPNLQDKHYQNTALHWATAVGNTAAVTTLLQQGADSFIENSRHETPLDVAMSRRNGYIAIRIKENRGEASTGNKKGSKVFRQYVMWCFPGTLMILAGLIPDLSIPYSYKFGLALVAMGLVYVLLRFFVDNRATKVFPIATAVSTKVILNFTFFAYFWPYLSDLWLKIGFVLSSFSMCWSFWKCWRFNPGVVKNSQEDQKRTIIELAETTGLNISQFCTTCLIKRPIRSKHCSSCDKCIARFDHHCPWVDNCIGSLNHRYFIMYLGFLPLAAVFYLVGNAMYWLESCNTSFEENGVWIFIGEVMSCSPWTFIMSLQVAVYMVWVAMLFVCQFYQVIYLGVTTNERMNHAKYQHFRDPKRPKGPFRDENLFNPFHRGVLRNFVDFFECTCMGLCRPMKVDWGVQFSTDLSQSGATNFVSTNNRENYQFV; encoded by the exons ATGGAAGACTTCAAACCCTACCCTACCCAGGCTAAGGCTGACGATTTACTCCCGGCACAGCTCATGGTGTCCGACCACTCAACGGACTCCCCTACACAGCAGCAAGTCAGGTCCAAACCAGACCAGTCAACGTTTGATGTCATTAAAGCCGTCCAGTATGGTGCCCTCGACAGAGTCAAAGAGCTGGTGGAAAACGGGTTGGATGTACAGGAACCAGACAAGGAGAATGTAACGTTACTCCACTGGGCTTCTATCAACAACAGATTGGATATTGCAAA GTATCTGATAAATCAAGGTGCAATAATCGACCAACTCGGGGGTGACCTCAACTCGACGCCCCTTCACTGGGGGGCACGGCAAGGCCACCTACCCATGGTGGTCCTGTTGATGCAATACGGGGCTGACCCATCGCTACGGGACGGTGAGGGGGTCAGCGCCATTCACCTGGCGTGCCAGTATGGACACACGGCCATCGTTGCGTACCTCATCGCTAAGGGACAAGATCCAAACATGCTGGACGGCAACGGGATGTCTCCCCTCATGTGGGCATGCTACAGGACCTTTTC TGTGGATCCAACCCGTCTACTGCTGACCCTGGGTGCCAGTCCCAACCTACAGGACAAACACTACCAGAATACTGCCCTCCACTGGGCAACAGCTGTGGGTAATACCGCAGCAGTCACTACGCTACTCCAGCAAGGCGCAGATAGCTTCATTGAGAATAGCCGG CATGAGACCCCATTGGATGTTGCCATGTCACGACGTAATGGCTACATAGCAATACGCATCAAAGAGAACAGAGGTGAAGCGTCAACCGGCAACAAGAAAGGCAGCAAG GTTTTCCGTCAGTATGTGATGTGGTGTTTCCCAGGGACCCTGATGATCTTAGCTGGTCTGATTCCAGACCTCAGCATCCCTTACTCTTACAAGTTTGGTCTGGCTCTCGTGGCCATGGGATTGGTTTATGTTTTACTAAG GTTTTTTGTTGATAATCGTGCAACTAAAGTTTTTCCCATAGCCACTGCTGTATCTACTAAAGTCAtccttaactttactttcttcgCCTATTTCTGGCCTTAT CTCAGTGATTTATGGTTAAAGATCGGGTTTGTACTAAGTTCGTTTTCCATGTGTTGGTCCTTCTGGAAATGTTGGCGGTTCAACCCAGGAGTGGTCAAGAACTCGCAGGAAGACCAGAAGAGG ACAATAATCGAGTTGGCAGAGACTACCGGACTCAACATCAGCCAGTTCTGCACGACCTGCCTGATTAAGCGACCAATCAGGTCTAAGCATTGCTCATCATGTGACAAGTGTATCGCGCGCTTTGACCACCATTGTCCATGGGTAGACAACTGTATTG GTTCTCTGAATCATCGCTACTTCATCATGTACCTGGGATTTCTGCCCCTGGCCGCGGTGTTCTACCTTGTCGGCAACGCAATGT aTTGGCTCGAGTCCTGCAACACCTCCTTTGAAGAGAATGGGGTCTGGATATTCATCGGTGAGGTCATGTCTTGTTCCCCATGGACATTCATCATGAGTCTACAGGTTGCTGTCTACATGGTTTGGGTCGCCATGCTGTTTGTTTGTCAGTTTTACCAG GTGATTTACCTTGGTGTTACGACCAATGAGCGAATGAACCATGCAAAGTACCAGCATTTCAGAGATCCTAAGAGACCTAAAGGTCCATTTAGGGATGAAAACCTTTTTAATCCCTTTCA TCGGGGTGTTTTGCGCAACTTCGTTGATTTCTTTGAGTGTACCTGCATGGGTCTTTGTCGACCAATGAAAGTAGACTGGGGCGTCCAGTTCTCAACCGATCTCAGCCAATCGGGTGCCACCAACTTTGTCAGCACCAACAACAGAGAGAATTACCAGTTTGTCTga